Within Micromonospora parathelypteridis, the genomic segment TCAATCCAGTGAAGATCAACTCTGTGCTGATGCGCGGTCTCAACGAGGACGAGGCGCCGGCCCTGCTCCGGTTCGCCGTCGACCACGACTACCAGCTGCGGATCATCGAGCAGATGCCACTGGACGCCCAACATGGCTGGGACCGCGCCACGATGGTGACCGCCGAGGAGATCCTGACCTCCCTGCGTACCGTCTTCGATCTCAGCCCTGACCCGGCCGAACGCGGCGCGGCACCGGCGGAGACCTGGCTGGTCGACGGCGGCCCCGCGAAGGTCGGTGTGATCGCCAGCGTCACCCGCCCCTTCTGCGGCGACTGCGACCGCACCCGCCTCACCGCGGACGGCCAGGTCCGCGCCTGCCTCTTCGCCACCGAGGAGTCCGATCTGCGGGCCGCCCTACGCTCCGGCACGGACGACGACGAGCTGGCCCGGCGTTGGCGGACGGCGATGTGGGGAAAGCGCGCCGGACACGGCATCGACGACCCGACGTTCCTCCAGCCGACCCGGCCGATGTCCGCGATCGGGGGTTGAGGCGTGGAGCCGACGCCGCTGACCGTCCGCTACTTCGCCGGCGCCCG encodes:
- the moaA gene encoding GTP 3',8-cyclase MoaA encodes the protein MSAASGTDGVLVDRFGRVARDLRVSLTDKCNLRCTYCMPAEGLPWLAGPELLTDEEVVRLVRVAVERLGVTEVRFTGGEPLIRPGLLGIVAAVAALEPRPRISLTTNGIGLDRLAPALREAGLDRVNVSLDTLDSARFTTLTRRPRLDAVLAGLAGAAAAGLNPVKINSVLMRGLNEDEAPALLRFAVDHDYQLRIIEQMPLDAQHGWDRATMVTAEEILTSLRTVFDLSPDPAERGAAPAETWLVDGGPAKVGVIASVTRPFCGDCDRTRLTADGQVRACLFATEESDLRAALRSGTDDDELARRWRTAMWGKRAGHGIDDPTFLQPTRPMSAIGG